DNA sequence from the Antennarius striatus isolate MH-2024 chromosome 3, ASM4005453v1, whole genome shotgun sequence genome:
AGTAGTTAAAGTCAATGATAGTAACCCCCTTTTATTATTTGTGCTACATCCAAGCTTCAGTGTCCAGACTCCCTGACTGTCCAGGCAATGAACAATCTTTGTCACCCATTGCTGGAGTACATGATTGAGGGTGCATCATATCTGAAAAGGCCTGGTGGGGCTTCTTGCGTGTGGTTGGACGACCACGAGAACGCAAGGTTTGTGGAGACATTGGTGGTGTGTGACATGGGGAAAGAGTGTTTTGAGCCTGCTGATCTCTGTAGCTGAGCAAGGTGGGGATACGCGAGGGGCTGTTTTCTGGTCTGTTGTCAATGCGAGGCCTGATGCTGGTTTTTAGTTTGTGCTTTACAATAGGTCCTAAATTGTCTCCCTTCTTTTGCCCTTTCTTAGTCCGCATAACTTCTCCCACTGTGTCCCCATTAGCCACAGGTGAAGATGGTGTGGGGGATTCAGAGTGGGATTCACTCAGGCTCAAGCACATGGAAGAGTTTTCACTTGAAGAATCCTGGAAGGAGCAGTCCTCAGAGAGGGGCAGGGGTACAGGTGACGGACAAGCCTCCGGGGGCGGGAGGTCATCACTACCCTCACTAATTTCTAAGTCAGAAGGTAATTTTTGCTGGTGATTTTCCAGAGGAATGTCTCCTTCAGATCCTGTGTCCCAACCAAGCTGACTCTGCTGTTCCATCATCCCCCCTGTGTGGGAAAAGCCTGTAGGGTCTCCATTCATTGTCCTACAATGGAGAGTGGGTTGTGAGGGGAACGGATTCCCTCTGCCTGACTCTGATTCTCCATCACCGGACATGGAAGATGGAAGTTCTTTCTCCTCTAAAGAGCTGGAGATGGCTGGTAGTTTCTTGAGACCTCCTCCACGATCTCCCCAGTGCTCAGGCTCTCCTTGACCAAAGTTTCGAGGTCCTCCAAAATTATGTCCATAAAGTAAATTTAAGGGGTCATCCAGTGGATAGAGACAGGGATTCACTCTCTTGGATTCCCTGACGTCAGGCAGAGTTCCCACCTTTGCCCCCACATTcagtgaggaggtggaggaattTGAAGAGGAATAAGCAGAGTCAGTGACATTGGCATCAGTTGGTAATGGGATAAAAGATATTCCAGCTCCCTGCAGGGTAGGTGCTCCTGGGGTGCTAATTCCCCTGACCTGCTGTGTATTGGCCAGAAACTCAGCCTCAAAGCTGCGGTACAGGTCCTGCTCCCTCTGGGGGTCCAGTGTTGGAAGCATCTGGAAGCCAAAGCCCAGCTCCTCCTTTTCAGGCTCCTGGTGCTCCTTGCCTGACAAATTCCTATAGTGGCCTTGGCCAATGGGGCGATTGCCTTGTAATGTGCGAGAAGAGCGGACAGCGTGATGATATGAGTTTCTGGGAGATGAATGCGGTGAACGTCGACCTCCTGAAGTGACTGGTGGAAGAAGTCTACCTTTACCTATGGAGGGTGAGCGAGGGGCAGGAGGTTTGGGAGTGGTTATACTCTTTTTGCTGGGACTGCTATTGATATTCTGGAGCCCTTTAATTGGTGAGTTAGAACATGAGGATGTCTGCCTCTTGGCAAAGCCTCCACCTAATCTGGGAGATGATGGGGGCACTTGTTTCGCCCGAAGTTCCTCTCGTCTCTCTGAGCATAAGGTCACAGGGTCTCTGTGGCAAGACGTGGGTCCTGTAACAGTATCATTCGACCGTGTACGACTAGATAGCTTACTCTGACTCTGAGATCGTGGGGCTTGGAACCTCTTTGGGCCCTCATTTCCAAGAGAGCGGCCCCTCTCAGTGCGGGATGTTCGTGATCCATCAGAGGAACCTTGTGGGGGGTTGGGTTTGAGTATTGGAGCGAGTACAGAACGCTCCCGAGACTGACTGCGTGCACGGGGAAGTGAGGGGCGAGGGGGGGTCTGACTTCCAGCTCCGGGCCTCTCAATCATATGCTTCCCTTCCTTGCGACTGACAAGCAGGACGACCTCTGAACCAGATCGCCTTGAGCCCCCACCAAGGGCGTGtcgtccccctcctccccctccccccttagAGGAGGCCGTGGACGAGTCACTGTCTCCAGACAAACGTCTTGTCAAAGGTAACATCGTCTCCTTATTCCTACAacgaagaaaagaaaaagattaaattgtatttataatTTCTACATATACGCACATAAATCATCTTAGAGGGTTTTTGttcaaatgtaaacatttcCCCCCTCCAGAAGACGtcactcctctgtcacacaccATTAAAACCACTAAGTTTACGAGAACAACCCTGAATATATTTAATCAACAAGAGTAAGACTTTGAATGGGTATTTTTACACAATGGGGCTTTGCTATTTCTTTATACAtatagaaaaacatgtttttccctCAGGATTACAACAATGTTTGACCAAAACTTCCATCGAATTACAAGTCAGTCAGTTTCAGAACTACAGCATGCTCTGGTCCTGTATTTTGGGTTTTGGTAGTGGGGATATAGGTTGTTTTTTCCCTGAGTCATCCTCAGATACAGGTTGTGTGCATAAGAAATCGAGGTCATTAGCGTGCAAAGAGCCCACCTGTTGCCCTACTTCTACAGTTAGCTGTGAACAGTTGTCTGGGGATAGTTGTCAGATTAGTCTTTATCTAGTCTGGCAGACTTGAAAGGCTATGCCTAACCCATGGAGTGTTAATTTGAATAGGCTGCTGCCTTGACGTCTGGTCTGAGCCGTCACTCAGTGCTGAAATAATCCACATCTGATGTAGAAGCCAAAGTAAACCATAATTCAGCTCTAAACTGTAACAAAGCCTTAATGCTTTGATATATAATGAGGAACATCTAAACCTTCTATCAGCTTCATCAAGAGAATATAAAGGTCCTATAGGAGAAGCAATGTCTAAAGTCAGTAACATGCCATTGCTCTGATGGAATCTGGTCACTACTACTTTATACTTGTTTGATTACCATGGCTAGAGAAAGCCTGAACAGCTCACTTCTGTTCTTGACAATTGATTAATTGGATGAATcaagaaaaaaggagagagaagCAAAAACAGAGCTTAGAAAGCATGTTGTGTTTGTACCCTGCAGCCACTAGAATATGCTCTAGGTTGGCTGCTGAGACGGATTTAACTGGCAATGTCACCTGAGATTAGATAAATCTGCTCTGATGTAATCTGTGGCTTCctgtcatgtgtgtttgttgtgtttattcCCAGTTTTTTTACGTGTGTATTTCTGCAGGCAAGGAGCAAGCTGCAAAATCGGAGTTGACCGTCGGCTGCCAAGCTACTTGAAAGGGATTAATTTCTTATCAAGGCAACTCACCTTATCCCAACACTTACCTCCACACTAACAcagatgcacgcacacactcacctgAGAGGATTAAAGTGGCGGGGCTCTGATCTGTCTCGTGGCGGCCGTGGGAGGAGAGTGCGTACTGCAGCAGAGTCAAGCTCTATGGAACCAGAAGGGTTCTGAGAACGTCCAGGGCgtgtggaggaagaggtggaggaggaagaggaggcacaTGGAGCA
Encoded proteins:
- the gas2l1 gene encoding GAS2-like protein 1 yields the protein MADQSNIQSSASKSIRPFKSSEEYLYAMKEDLAEWLNTLYDLDLTADTFLDGLGTGCALCRHANNVNRAAQDFQLEYPEAARSMKVPSKDVIFQSRNVVPGSFLARDNVSNFITWCRQELWIKDVLMFETNDLVERCNEKNFVLCLLEVARRGSKFGMLAPMLIQLEEEIEEEIRDQECQLTETPEQSPPSRCYSRKESSKSVEDVDEPDPEPFLWQQKRVLCDMRNLDELVREILGQCSCPAQFPMIKVSEGKYKVGDSSALIFIRVLRTHVMVRVGGGWDTLEHYLDKHDPCRCAAFAHRYHQAKASSQGQGGQSKSSSAHSSRSTSPGPHWRNDGIAPYKPPDRRSLEQSSAPCASSSSSTSSSTRPGRSQNPSGSIELDSAAVRTLLPRPPRDRSEPRHFNPLRNKETMLPLTRRLSGDSDSSTASSKGGGGGGGRHALGGGSRRSGSEVVLLVSRKEGKHMIERPGAGSQTPPRPSLPRARSQSRERSVLAPILKPNPPQGSSDGSRTSRTERGRSLGNEGPKRFQAPRSQSQSKLSSRTRSNDTVTGPTSCHRDPVTLCSERREELRAKQVPPSSPRLGGGFAKRQTSSCSNSPIKGLQNINSSPSKKSITTPKPPAPRSPSIGKGRLLPPVTSGGRRSPHSSPRNSYHHAVRSSRTLQGNRPIGQGHYRNLSGKEHQEPEKEELGFGFQMLPTLDPQREQDLYRSFEAEFLANTQQVRGISTPGAPTLQGAGISFIPLPTDANVTDSAYSSSNSSTSSLNVGAKVGTLPDVRESKRVNPCLYPLDDPLNLLYGHNFGGPRNFGQGEPEHWGDRGGGLKKLPAISSSLEEKELPSSMSGDGESESGRGNPFPSQPTLHCRTMNGDPTGFSHTGGMMEQQSQLGWDTGSEGDIPLENHQQKLPSDLEISEGSDDLPPPEACPSPVPLPLSEDCSFQDSSSENSSMCLSLSESHSESPTPSSPVANGDTVGEVMRTKKGQKKGDNLGPIVKHKLKTSIRPRIDNRPENSPSRIPTLLSYRDQQAQNTLSPCHTPPMSPQTLRSRGRPTTRKKPHQAFSDMMHPQSCTPAMGDKDCSLPGQSGSLDTEAWM